In the Maridesulfovibrio ferrireducens genome, GCACGAAGCTTCACACTATACCCCATGCCTTTTTGTTTTTCAGAATTGTTTCAGATATTGGCAATTTGTATTTCGTATATGGATTCAAAGTCGCACGTAAAGATTCGATTAGAAAGGGGGTAGCTAACCCCTTAGGAAGGCTTTCGCAAACCCAATAAGCCTTTGCAATTCTTCTTTTGTAAGTACTTTTATCCTTTTCTTTACAGCAGCAATAATTTCGTTTGGTGTGCAATCTTGTGCTTTCTTGATAAACCTCAGAGCCTCAAGCAGTTCTAAAAGGGGGATTTCTTCTTTCTTAATTGATGAAACATAACTGCGCACGAACTGGACTTATAATTTCCCCACAGTTTGCTTTTTTCTGGGAGTGATACTCGCAATGGTAAGGGTGCTAGGAATCTGCGTGGCTATTTGGAGTTTCAGGTATACTGACTGTCCGGTGAGGATTCCGGTAACTCTGTTGTCTTTGCGTGTCAGGAAAGAAATCAGTTCTTCGTCAGAAGGGCTGACCTGCCCCAAAATAGTTTTCTTTGGGCGGTAGAAAGTCCCTTTAGCTTGCCGGATTAGAATCTGCTTTTTCACCAGAAGTTCCAAAGCTTTTGCCAGAGCCTGCGGTTTGCGCTCCTGCAAATCTCTAATGTCTTGATAAGTAATGATCTTCCCCGGTGGGAT is a window encoding:
- a CDS encoding DUF6088 family protein: MQVSAQINNYIKSIPPGKIITYQDIRDLQERKPQALAKALELLVKKQILIRQAKGTFYRPKKTILGQVSPSDEELISFLTRKDNRVTGILTGQSVYLKLQIATQIPSTLTIASITPRKKQTVGKL